One Roseimaritima multifibrata DNA window includes the following coding sequences:
- a CDS encoding DUF1501 domain-containing protein encodes MNRCSGNVFSRRGFLAAGALTGAGLTLGDLMMAQQARADQKSYEFIEAKAKNVIHVFLPGGLPQHESFDPKPYSPLEYRGEFGTVKTNTGEVFCNSVPGLAKRADKFAIIRSMTHGEAAHERGTHNMFTGYKPSPALIYPSFGSVVSHEYGPRNDLPPYVCVPNVPNEFAGSGYLSSSYGPFALGDDPSRSTFKVRDLNLASGVDAERFARRRAALDAVNGRFTGSVSADNVDAMGTFYDRAYDLLNSPNARDAFDISKEDDKLRDRYGRDVAGQRMLMARRLVEAGCRMVTLTYGSWDMHAQLTAGVKRSMPAFDRSLSTLLDDLSERGMLDETLVMVTTEFGRTPKINKDAGRDHWPKVFSVMMAGGGIKGGTIYGASNATASEPEDNPVTHADLATTMYHLMGIVADKELMSPGDRPIEIVDGGEVIKGILA; translated from the coding sequence ATGAATCGTTGCTCAGGAAATGTGTTTAGCCGCCGTGGATTTCTAGCCGCTGGAGCGCTCACCGGTGCGGGGCTGACTTTAGGTGATTTGATGATGGCCCAGCAAGCTCGGGCTGATCAGAAAAGTTATGAGTTTATTGAAGCGAAAGCGAAGAACGTTATTCATGTCTTTTTGCCGGGCGGGCTGCCTCAGCATGAGTCCTTTGATCCGAAACCTTACAGCCCTCTTGAATATCGAGGGGAGTTTGGGACGGTCAAGACCAATACGGGCGAAGTCTTTTGTAACTCGGTGCCCGGTTTGGCCAAGCGAGCCGATAAGTTTGCTATCATTCGTTCGATGACTCACGGCGAAGCGGCTCACGAACGTGGGACGCATAATATGTTCACTGGGTATAAGCCCAGTCCCGCGTTGATTTATCCAAGTTTTGGTTCGGTTGTCAGTCACGAGTACGGCCCTCGTAACGATTTGCCACCCTACGTTTGTGTCCCCAATGTGCCGAACGAGTTTGCCGGAAGCGGGTACTTAAGTAGCTCCTATGGCCCGTTTGCCTTGGGGGACGATCCTAGTCGGTCGACTTTTAAGGTTCGGGATTTGAATCTGGCGAGTGGTGTGGATGCTGAGCGTTTTGCTCGGCGGCGTGCCGCTTTGGATGCCGTTAATGGGCGCTTCACCGGGTCGGTGTCTGCGGACAATGTCGATGCGATGGGGACTTTCTACGATCGTGCGTATGACTTGCTCAACTCGCCAAACGCTCGAGATGCTTTTGATATTTCGAAAGAAGATGACAAGCTCCGTGACCGCTACGGTCGTGATGTTGCTGGGCAGCGGATGCTGATGGCCCGCCGATTGGTCGAGGCAGGGTGCCGGATGGTTACTTTGACCTACGGTAGTTGGGACATGCACGCTCAGCTGACCGCTGGGGTCAAGCGAAGCATGCCAGCTTTCGATCGCTCGCTGAGCACATTGCTGGATGATTTGTCTGAGCGAGGTATGCTGGACGAGACCTTGGTGATGGTCACCACCGAGTTCGGTCGTACGCCGAAAATTAATAAAGATGCTGGGCGAGACCACTGGCCAAAAGTGTTCAGTGTGATGATGGCGGGTGGCGGTATTAAAGGTGGTACGATTTACGGCGCTTCGAATGCGACCGCCTCTGAGCCCGAAGATAATCCTGTCACCCACGCCGACCTTGCAACGACCATGTATCACTTGATGGGCATTGTTGCCGACAAAGAACTGATGTCGCCTGGTGATCGCCCAATCGAAATTGTCGATGGTGGCGAAGTGATCAAGGGCATCTTGGCTTAG
- a CDS encoding PPC domain-containing protein gives MTRIAFLLLVTSLVSVSGFAAQPVVTRVEPFGIQRGKTTTVVMHGARLKDAVQVLADLPGLTIDEVKPLDNAKVEVKITAAKEMAPGLYPFRLVTETGISSLRLIGVGALPVVKEVEPNSDFETPQKIEMNTTVEGVITNEDQDLYAVELKAGQTLSVEIEGVRLASNQGNRFLDPYVAILDEGRFEKSTRDDIPLLQQDGLCSYTAEKDGTYTVLVRDASFGGSNDAYYRVHIGTYPRPIAVVPAGGQPGTLLTANLVYPDGSSAEAQIQLPTEPNDLFPAVTETELGVSPSPNWLRVNELPVTLEQEPNEDLKTAPPAVAPGAFCGVIGGPGDVDYFAFDGVKGRKYLVQVYARETLRSPLDSVVNVYGPDSKRVTGNDDSGGKPDSYCEFTAAADGKYYIRLNDQLGQGGPGYNYRCEVTEAKPRMDMDLAELDRYQAVVWPVPKGAQMAVMVNAARKDLGGELNIEALNLPPGVTATAYPMRADRPTVPLLLSAAADAEIGGSLVDVVAKPSDKKYAHVEGHLRQTHQLVQGQNRRNIWVWNTDRVAVSVAQPVPFKLTVVQPEVPIVRNGSMSLIVKVERNEGFEGEISLRSLYNPPGITVNNSRKIAKDKTEVEVPMTANGSSAVGEWPMFLVATTASDNGSVRITTEPINVDVQDVFFGFEFSKAAAEQGTESSIPVGVSVSREFVGEAEVELVGLPAGVTSSAPIQKVTAETEKVVFPITIAKDARPGTHKTLNVQARIISDKGVITQTQGTGELRVDKPLPPKVDEPKKEEKPKAEAKPAPKPAKEKPLSRLEQLRQARESK, from the coding sequence ATGACACGTATCGCTTTCCTTCTGTTAGTAACCTCGTTGGTGTCGGTTTCGGGCTTCGCGGCTCAACCGGTTGTCACTCGTGTGGAGCCGTTTGGTATCCAACGCGGAAAGACAACCACCGTCGTTATGCATGGCGCTCGTCTGAAGGATGCGGTCCAAGTGCTGGCCGATCTGCCTGGCTTGACAATTGACGAAGTCAAGCCGCTGGATAATGCCAAGGTAGAGGTGAAGATCACTGCGGCTAAAGAGATGGCCCCAGGGCTTTACCCTTTCCGGTTGGTGACCGAAACCGGGATTTCCAGTTTGCGTTTGATCGGAGTGGGGGCTCTGCCTGTGGTGAAAGAAGTCGAACCGAATAGCGACTTCGAAACGCCTCAGAAGATCGAAATGAACACAACCGTTGAGGGTGTGATCACGAATGAAGACCAAGATCTTTATGCGGTAGAACTAAAGGCTGGGCAGACGTTGTCGGTGGAAATCGAGGGCGTCCGCTTGGCTAGCAATCAGGGAAATCGTTTCCTTGATCCTTATGTTGCGATTCTGGATGAAGGGCGTTTCGAGAAATCGACTCGTGATGACATCCCTTTGCTCCAGCAGGATGGACTCTGTTCTTACACCGCGGAAAAAGACGGGACCTACACCGTGTTGGTTCGCGACGCTTCCTTTGGTGGTAGTAACGACGCTTATTATCGCGTTCATATCGGCACCTACCCTCGCCCCATCGCAGTCGTGCCCGCTGGAGGGCAACCAGGTACTTTGTTGACCGCGAACTTGGTCTATCCCGATGGTTCGTCCGCCGAGGCTCAGATTCAGTTGCCAACGGAGCCGAACGATCTGTTCCCTGCAGTCACCGAAACAGAGTTAGGGGTTTCTCCGTCGCCGAACTGGTTGCGAGTCAATGAATTGCCTGTAACCCTTGAGCAAGAGCCTAACGAAGACCTGAAGACCGCCCCGCCAGCCGTCGCTCCAGGGGCTTTTTGTGGAGTGATTGGTGGTCCCGGAGATGTCGACTACTTCGCCTTTGATGGTGTAAAGGGACGCAAGTATCTTGTCCAGGTTTACGCCCGTGAAACACTTCGCTCCCCTTTGGACAGCGTGGTAAATGTCTACGGTCCCGATTCCAAGCGAGTCACAGGTAACGATGACAGTGGTGGTAAACCGGACAGTTATTGTGAATTCACTGCGGCTGCCGACGGCAAGTACTACATCCGTCTGAATGACCAATTGGGTCAAGGCGGCCCAGGGTACAACTATCGCTGCGAAGTGACCGAAGCGAAGCCCCGGATGGATATGGATCTGGCAGAGCTGGATCGCTATCAAGCCGTCGTGTGGCCGGTTCCTAAAGGAGCTCAGATGGCTGTGATGGTGAATGCCGCTCGGAAAGATCTGGGGGGAGAACTGAATATCGAAGCTTTGAATTTGCCTCCTGGTGTCACCGCGACCGCTTATCCGATGCGAGCCGACCGCCCGACGGTTCCCTTGTTGTTGTCCGCCGCAGCGGATGCCGAAATTGGGGGAAGTCTGGTCGACGTTGTCGCCAAACCAAGCGACAAGAAATATGCTCACGTCGAAGGTCATCTGCGTCAGACCCATCAGTTGGTCCAAGGTCAGAACCGTCGTAATATTTGGGTGTGGAATACCGACCGCGTTGCGGTTTCGGTAGCTCAGCCCGTTCCCTTTAAACTGACGGTCGTCCAGCCTGAAGTTCCCATCGTTCGTAATGGATCGATGTCGCTAATCGTTAAGGTGGAACGCAATGAAGGGTTTGAGGGAGAAATCTCTTTGAGGTCGCTGTACAACCCACCCGGTATTACGGTGAACAACAGTCGTAAGATCGCAAAAGACAAAACCGAAGTAGAGGTTCCGATGACGGCCAACGGCAGTTCAGCGGTTGGTGAATGGCCGATGTTTCTGGTGGCGACAACCGCTAGCGATAACGGAAGCGTTCGAATCACCACGGAACCGATCAATGTGGACGTCCAGGACGTCTTCTTTGGTTTCGAATTTTCTAAGGCCGCAGCCGAACAGGGGACGGAATCGTCCATCCCTGTTGGGGTCAGTGTCTCGCGTGAGTTTGTCGGTGAGGCTGAGGTCGAATTGGTCGGCCTGCCAGCTGGGGTTACTTCTTCAGCACCGATCCAAAAGGTAACCGCAGAGACTGAGAAAGTGGTTTTCCCAATTACAATTGCTAAAGATGCTCGGCCGGGGACTCATAAGACCCTGAACGTGCAGGCCCGGATTATCAGCGACAAAGGAGTTATCACCCAGACGCAAGGGACGGGTGAGCTGCGGGTTGATAAGCCTCTGCCTCCTAAGGTTGATGAGCCTAAGAAAGAAGAGAAACCCAAAGCCGAAGCGAAACCGGCACCGAAACCTGCTAAAGAAAAACCGCTCAGTCGCCTCGAGCAACTGCGGCAAGCTCGAGAGAGCAAATAA
- a CDS encoding DUF1549 and DUF1553 domain-containing protein: protein MSHRIRFAFSSLLFGLIASVAIGVEPEASVPAPAGGPAGSLAVYPTSVLLNSARDFQSFVAVLTREDGVTVDVTDQVDWKLAAEGLAKRDGHQLLPIADGETELVAKLNGQEVRVPLKVQNAAERPAISFKKDIMPVLTRSGCNTGSCHGAARGKDGFNLSLFGFDPDGDYLRITRELGTRRVNLAVPEESLFIKKAIGAVPHTGGKLFDTDSDYYATVLEWLENGAPIDPADNQPPAVASVDFYPPQAVIEGAESTQRFVAVANYADGTTRDVSRLAAFATNNPTSTTVDAFGNAVAGARGEAFIMARFDTHTVGSQVLVLPKGLEYTAPEITGNYIDQLVGKKMQQLRILPSEICSDEEFLRRATIDITGMLPTSEEYTQFMQDAAPDKRAALVNRLLEQKEFSEIWAMKFAQLLMIKSSNQVSYKSAFLYANWLTDKFARKVPVDQMVRDLLTAEGGTFNTPQTNFYEIERDTLKTSENVAQVFMGIRTQCAQCHNHPFDRWTMDDYYGFASFFSQIGRKTAEDYRERIVYNRNSGDVRHPVGNRVMTPTYLGDGEADTKGKDRRAVVAEWLTAPENPYFAKSLANRVWKHFLGVGVVDPVDDIRVSNPASNPELFDTLGDKLVEYEFDFRQLVRDICASEAYQRSVVANETNKNDTRNYTHALPRRIPAESMLDVICQVTETKDKFRGLPLGARAVQIADGKTSNYFLTTFGRSARDTVCECEATTDPSLSQALHLLNGATVSGKITQGKVVERMLKDDGLTPEQVIDQLYIRCLCRVPTAEEKKALLVSLSEAANEQQGLEDVFWAIVNSREFVFNH from the coding sequence ATGTCTCATCGAATTCGATTTGCGTTCAGTTCACTCTTATTCGGCTTGATCGCTTCGGTTGCGATCGGTGTTGAACCAGAAGCTTCCGTACCAGCACCCGCCGGTGGTCCAGCGGGATCGTTGGCCGTTTACCCGACCTCGGTTTTGTTGAACTCAGCCCGCGATTTTCAGTCGTTTGTGGCCGTTTTAACGCGAGAAGATGGGGTTACCGTCGATGTGACGGACCAGGTTGATTGGAAACTTGCCGCCGAAGGCTTGGCCAAGCGAGATGGGCATCAGTTGCTGCCGATCGCCGACGGCGAAACCGAACTGGTTGCGAAACTGAACGGACAGGAAGTGCGGGTCCCCCTGAAGGTTCAGAATGCGGCTGAGCGCCCAGCAATTAGTTTCAAAAAAGACATCATGCCTGTTCTGACCCGTAGTGGTTGTAACACGGGCAGTTGCCACGGAGCCGCCCGCGGCAAAGATGGCTTTAACCTCAGCCTGTTCGGGTTCGATCCCGATGGCGATTATTTGCGAATCACTCGCGAACTTGGAACCCGCCGAGTCAATTTGGCGGTTCCTGAAGAAAGCTTGTTTATCAAAAAAGCGATTGGCGCCGTTCCTCATACCGGTGGCAAATTGTTTGACACCGATAGCGATTATTATGCAACCGTTCTTGAATGGTTGGAAAATGGTGCCCCGATTGACCCAGCGGACAATCAACCTCCCGCGGTCGCTTCGGTAGATTTCTATCCTCCACAAGCAGTGATCGAGGGTGCCGAATCAACCCAGCGTTTTGTCGCCGTGGCAAACTACGCTGACGGAACCACTCGCGACGTTTCTCGCCTAGCGGCATTCGCGACCAACAACCCAACGTCAACGACCGTGGATGCTTTTGGAAACGCGGTTGCCGGAGCCCGTGGTGAGGCTTTCATCATGGCACGCTTTGATACCCATACAGTTGGCAGCCAAGTTCTGGTTCTGCCAAAAGGGTTGGAGTACACCGCTCCGGAAATCACGGGGAATTACATCGACCAGTTGGTTGGAAAGAAGATGCAGCAACTGCGAATCCTGCCGAGTGAGATCTGCAGTGACGAGGAATTCCTTCGCCGGGCGACGATCGATATCACCGGGATGTTGCCGACAAGTGAAGAGTACACTCAGTTCATGCAGGACGCCGCTCCTGATAAACGTGCTGCTTTGGTCAACCGCCTGTTAGAACAGAAGGAATTCAGTGAAATCTGGGCGATGAAATTTGCTCAGCTGTTGATGATCAAAAGCAGCAACCAAGTCAGCTATAAATCGGCCTTCCTATATGCCAACTGGTTGACCGACAAGTTTGCCCGGAAAGTTCCCGTCGACCAGATGGTACGCGATCTGTTGACCGCAGAAGGGGGAACGTTCAATACGCCTCAAACCAACTTCTACGAAATCGAACGCGACACGTTAAAGACGTCGGAGAATGTGGCCCAGGTCTTCATGGGGATTCGGACCCAATGTGCACAGTGCCACAACCATCCGTTTGACCGCTGGACGATGGACGATTATTACGGGTTTGCTAGTTTCTTCTCGCAGATCGGCCGTAAGACCGCAGAAGATTACCGCGAGCGAATCGTTTACAACCGCAATAGCGGAGACGTGCGACATCCCGTTGGCAATCGTGTCATGACTCCGACGTACCTCGGTGACGGCGAAGCGGACACCAAGGGGAAAGACCGCCGTGCGGTAGTCGCCGAATGGTTGACCGCTCCGGAAAATCCCTACTTTGCGAAATCGCTTGCCAACCGCGTCTGGAAACATTTCCTCGGCGTTGGTGTTGTCGACCCTGTCGATGACATCCGAGTCAGCAACCCAGCAAGTAACCCCGAATTGTTCGATACTTTGGGTGACAAGTTGGTCGAGTATGAATTCGATTTCCGCCAATTGGTTCGGGATATTTGTGCCAGCGAAGCTTATCAGCGTTCGGTTGTTGCAAATGAAACGAACAAAAATGATACGCGTAACTATACTCATGCATTACCGCGACGAATTCCAGCGGAAAGCATGTTGGACGTCATCTGTCAGGTGACCGAAACCAAGGACAAGTTCCGTGGCTTGCCATTGGGGGCTCGTGCGGTGCAGATTGCCGACGGGAAAACTTCCAATTACTTCCTGACAACGTTTGGACGATCGGCTCGCGATACCGTTTGTGAGTGTGAAGCAACGACGGACCCATCCCTGTCGCAGGCGTTGCATCTCCTGAATGGTGCGACGGTTTCGGGAAAGATCACGCAAGGCAAAGTTGTTGAACGAATGCTGAAAGATGATGGTTTGACACCGGAGCAGGTGATCGACCAGCTTTACATTCGTTGTTTGTGTCGAGTTCCGACCGCTGAAGAAAAGAAGGCGTTGTTGGTTTCGCTTTCCGAAGCGGCCAATGAGCAGCAAGGTCTAGAAGATGTCTTCTGGGCGATTGTTAACAGCCGTGAGTTTGTCTTCAACCACTAG
- a CDS encoding response regulator has product MFIESSNNKPMEILLVEDGLLDARITIHALRRSGVRHRLTLVRTAAEATAFLECEGVFARAPKPDLLLLDLTLPDGDGISILQAMRDKKGDHLPPPPVVVLSASDDAETQARCAAMGVDDFIGKPVNEDKFLEVVRTHENLTKFSEREVMSV; this is encoded by the coding sequence ATGTTTATCGAATCATCCAACAACAAGCCGATGGAAATCCTTCTTGTTGAAGACGGGTTGTTAGACGCCCGGATCACAATCCATGCATTGCGTCGGAGCGGCGTTCGGCATCGTTTGACGTTGGTGCGTACGGCAGCTGAAGCGACGGCGTTCTTGGAGTGCGAAGGGGTTTTTGCTCGCGCTCCGAAGCCCGACCTGTTGCTGCTCGATCTGACGCTTCCCGATGGAGACGGAATCTCGATACTGCAGGCGATGCGAGACAAGAAAGGGGACCATTTGCCGCCTCCGCCCGTGGTGGTCCTGAGTGCTTCCGATGATGCGGAAACTCAGGCACGTTGTGCCGCGATGGGGGTGGATGACTTTATTGGCAAACCGGTCAATGAGGACAAGTTCCTGGAAGTTGTCAGGACTCACGAGAACCTCACCAAGTTCAGTGAACGGGAAGTTATGAGTGTCTGA
- a CDS encoding DEAD/DEAH box helicase, with translation MNAENTPVPQPESDIEQLLIELGLRDPVEVEPAAPVAKQAAAPVAEAAAPVAEVAAPVAEEAAPVAEIAAPVAEIAAPVAEIAAPVAEVAAPVAEVAAPVAEVAAPVAEVAAPVAEAAAPVAEEAAPVAEEAAPVAEAAAPVAEEAAPVAEVAAPVAEVAAPVAEVAAPVAEAAAPVAEEAAPVAEVAAPVAEVAAPVAEVAAPVAEVAAPVAEVAAPVAEVAAPVAEVAAPVAEVAAPVVEVAAEPEGFAAIALHPSVQEAVEKSGYTIPTDIQAQIIPYMLDGRDVLAQSQTGTGKTAAFALPILSRIDTQKGIPQVLVLAPTRELAIQVAKSFSTYGRFVQDFRGVAIYGGQDYEAQFRALRRGVQVVVGTPGRVIDHVKRGSLDLSQIECLVLDEADEMLNMGFLEDVQFVLDQTPKDRQVALFSATLPAPIRSIAQRYLNNPAKVTVERKTMTAESIRQRAVLVPVRNKIDVLLRFLEIEATDGVIVFTKTREATLTVAEELNQAGLKAVALNGDMPQKTRERTIDQLKNKQLDILVATDVAARGLDVPRISHVFNYDLPHDGESYVHRIGRTGRAGRSGEAIIFLTGGQRGRLSGIERLTNQPIEIVQAPSVDEINAHRIERFKEQITEVSASQDLSLFKKMIAEYAEETEKPLDMIAAALAEICQQGRPFLMKPQPKAKKKQREMEDRGGRSGRERGEFRGGRPAGRRVGPPAAGMTRYRLEVGARDGVQPGNFVGAIANEAGIQGNSIGPISIHETYSTVDLPEGMPRDIYQTLRNTWVSGRQLRIRVAGDEGAEGGFAGKSSHSKPSHHQGSGHGGGGKKPFRKNKAKTKGPAPHAKAKFQKGKA, from the coding sequence ATGAATGCTGAAAATACGCCCGTACCGCAACCTGAAAGTGATATCGAACAACTGCTCATCGAGCTGGGACTTCGTGATCCTGTGGAAGTAGAACCTGCCGCTCCGGTTGCAAAACAAGCTGCTGCTCCGGTTGCTGAAGCCGCCGCTCCGGTTGCTGAAGTCGCCGCTCCGGTTGCTGAAGAAGCCGCTCCGGTTGCTGAAATCGCCGCTCCGGTTGCTGAAATCGCCGCTCCGGTTGCTGAAATCGCCGCTCCGGTTGCTGAAGTCGCTGCTCCGGTTGCTGAAGTCGCTGCTCCGGTTGCTGAAGTCGCTGCTCCGGTTGCTGAAGTCGCCGCTCCGGTTGCTGAAGCCGCCGCTCCGGTTGCTGAAGAAGCTGCTCCGGTCGCTGAAGAAGCTGCTCCGGTCGCTGAAGCCGCTGCTCCGGTCGCTGAAGAAGCCGCTCCGGTTGCTGAAGTCGCCGCTCCGGTTGCTGAAGTCGCCGCTCCGGTTGCTGAAGTCGCCGCTCCGGTTGCTGAAGCCGCTGCTCCGGTCGCTGAAGAAGCCGCTCCGGTTGCTGAAGTCGCCGCTCCGGTTGCTGAAGTCGCCGCTCCGGTTGCTGAAGTCGCCGCTCCGGTTGCTGAAGTCGCCGCTCCGGTTGCTGAAGTCGCCGCTCCGGTTGCTGAAGTCGCCGCTCCGGTTGCTGAAGTCGCCGCTCCGGTTGCTGAAGTCGCCGCTCCGGTTGTTGAAGTTGCTGCGGAACCTGAAGGGTTTGCGGCCATCGCCTTGCATCCGTCCGTTCAAGAGGCTGTCGAGAAATCGGGTTATACAATTCCGACCGACATTCAGGCCCAGATTATTCCTTACATGTTGGATGGCCGCGATGTTTTGGCTCAGTCCCAAACGGGAACTGGCAAGACGGCGGCATTTGCACTTCCGATTCTCTCTCGGATCGACACTCAGAAGGGGATCCCGCAGGTCTTGGTTCTGGCTCCAACGCGAGAGTTGGCGATTCAGGTTGCTAAGTCTTTTTCAACCTATGGCAGATTCGTTCAGGATTTCCGTGGCGTCGCGATTTACGGCGGGCAGGACTACGAAGCTCAGTTTCGTGCCCTTCGTCGTGGCGTGCAGGTTGTGGTCGGGACCCCAGGTCGCGTGATCGATCACGTCAAGCGTGGGTCGCTTGATCTAAGCCAGATCGAATGCTTGGTCTTGGACGAAGCGGACGAAATGCTCAACATGGGATTCTTGGAAGACGTCCAGTTTGTCTTGGACCAGACTCCCAAAGATCGCCAAGTCGCTCTCTTCTCGGCCACCTTGCCCGCTCCGATTCGCAGTATCGCTCAGCGATACCTGAACAATCCAGCGAAGGTCACCGTTGAGCGGAAGACGATGACAGCGGAATCGATCCGCCAGCGTGCGGTTCTTGTTCCTGTCCGCAATAAGATCGACGTCCTGCTGCGATTCTTGGAAATCGAGGCGACCGACGGCGTGATTGTCTTTACGAAAACCCGTGAAGCAACGCTTACCGTTGCAGAAGAATTGAATCAGGCCGGCCTGAAAGCGGTAGCTCTTAATGGAGACATGCCGCAGAAGACTCGTGAGCGTACGATCGACCAGCTTAAGAACAAGCAGCTGGATATCTTGGTCGCGACCGACGTTGCAGCTCGAGGGTTGGACGTGCCGCGAATCAGCCACGTCTTCAATTACGACCTGCCGCACGATGGCGAATCTTACGTTCACCGTATCGGGCGAACCGGACGTGCTGGCCGAAGTGGCGAAGCGATCATCTTTCTGACGGGCGGCCAGCGAGGCCGATTGTCCGGGATCGAGCGTTTGACCAATCAGCCAATCGAAATCGTGCAGGCTCCATCGGTTGATGAAATCAACGCTCATCGTATCGAACGCTTTAAAGAACAGATCACTGAAGTTAGTGCTTCGCAAGATCTGTCGCTCTTTAAAAAGATGATCGCTGAGTACGCAGAGGAAACCGAAAAGCCGCTCGACATGATCGCAGCAGCACTTGCTGAAATCTGTCAGCAGGGGCGTCCGTTCCTGATGAAGCCTCAGCCGAAAGCAAAGAAGAAGCAGCGAGAAATGGAAGATCGCGGCGGCCGCTCTGGTCGCGAGCGAGGCGAATTCCGTGGCGGGCGACCTGCAGGGAGACGTGTTGGGCCACCAGCAGCGGGCATGACTCGTTACCGGCTTGAAGTTGGAGCTCGCGATGGTGTTCAGCCAGGCAATTTTGTCGGGGCCATTGCCAATGAAGCCGGGATTCAAGGGAATTCCATTGGGCCGATTTCGATTCACGAAACCTACAGCACGGTTGATCTTCCCGAAGGAATGCCACGCGACATTTACCAAACGTTGCGGAACACTTGGGTCAGTGGCCGGCAGTTGCGGATTCGTGTTGCCGGAGACGAGGGAGCCGAAGGCGGTTTCGCTGGAAAGTCCAGCCATTCAAAGCCTTCCCATCATCAAGGCAGCGGGCATGGCGGAGGTGGCAAAAAGCCATTCCGAAAAAACAAAGCCAAGACCAAGGGACCTGCTCCGCACGCCAAAGCCAAGTTCCAAAAAGGCAAGGCGTAA